Proteins encoded together in one Gemmatimonadota bacterium DH-78 window:
- a CDS encoding ABC transporter permease, producing MGGFGRDLRVAVRSLLRRPGFTAVAVLTVALGIGANTAVFTLVDGVLLRPLPLPDADELVSLQALGRDGQDELPQSAGLHFVYRDHARTLESVAMFTPSSANLVRDGEPERILGQVATPSFFTTLGVPAARGRTFTEEEGRPGGAEVIVLSDGLWRNSFGADPGVIGTTVDLNGTTREIVGVMPPDFGYPDRQARFWTPLVLDEAQAPVASFFAQGVARMAEGETVAGVQTELADILGRLTDFLPGDPGAEFLLNVQIRPRVLALKDALVGDVSRTLWILLGTVAFVLLIACANVANLLLVRAEGRQRELALRVAVGAGRWQVLRGFTAESVVLAVVGGVLGLAIAALAIRVTAAFIPSDLPRMDEVGLDLRVLGFTALLAAAAALFFSLFPLVRYGTDDLSGQLREGGARGATGGRERHRLRNGLVVTQVALALMLLVGSGLMFRSFLALRSVDPGFATSGVLTARLSVPPGEIEGWQETEAFFSAVQSRLEQRAGVVSVGWGSAVPLVGGGVSFGGISVEDHPRGPDELPIFAAIPRVGEGYLEALGVELVEGRLFQAGDGADGTRSAMVSRNFAEEWWPDSSPIGRGVSFGGPDADWYRIVGVVDDVRQYGLDQAAPQMVYFPMIVSQGEELATVRNRDIIVRVQGDPLAFVPVLREEIRAVNGRIPIANPRTMDEVFATSTARTSFTMGMLGVASGIALLLGLVGIYGVISYVVSQRTREIGVRMALGASAPSVRGMVLRQGLLLAGVGVAVGLLAAAAMSRVMESVLFGVSAMDPVTYLGVAAALVVVAAAASWIPALRAAGVDPSRALRAE from the coding sequence ATGGGCGGATTCGGGCGGGATCTTCGGGTGGCGGTGCGCAGTCTTCTGCGCCGGCCGGGCTTCACTGCGGTGGCGGTGCTCACGGTGGCCCTCGGGATCGGGGCGAACACCGCGGTCTTCACCCTGGTCGACGGCGTGCTCCTGCGCCCGCTCCCGCTGCCCGACGCCGACGAGCTCGTGTCGCTGCAGGCGCTCGGGCGCGACGGCCAGGACGAACTGCCGCAGTCGGCCGGGCTCCATTTCGTCTACCGCGACCACGCGCGCACCCTCGAGTCGGTGGCCATGTTCACCCCCTCGTCGGCCAACCTGGTGCGCGACGGCGAGCCGGAGCGGATCCTGGGGCAGGTGGCCACGCCGAGCTTCTTCACCACCCTCGGGGTGCCCGCCGCCCGCGGGCGCACCTTCACCGAGGAGGAGGGCCGCCCGGGCGGCGCCGAGGTGATCGTGCTCAGCGACGGGCTGTGGCGGAACTCCTTCGGCGCCGACCCCGGGGTGATCGGCACCACCGTCGATCTCAACGGCACCACCCGCGAGATCGTGGGCGTGATGCCGCCCGATTTCGGCTACCCCGATCGGCAGGCGCGATTCTGGACCCCGCTCGTGCTCGACGAGGCGCAGGCCCCGGTCGCCTCGTTCTTCGCGCAGGGGGTGGCGCGGATGGCCGAGGGCGAGACGGTGGCCGGTGTGCAGACCGAGCTCGCCGACATTCTCGGCCGCCTCACCGACTTCCTGCCGGGCGATCCCGGCGCGGAGTTTCTGCTCAACGTGCAGATCCGCCCGCGGGTGCTCGCCCTCAAGGACGCCCTGGTCGGCGATGTGAGCCGCACCCTCTGGATCCTGCTGGGCACCGTCGCCTTCGTGCTGCTGATCGCCTGCGCCAATGTGGCGAACCTGCTGCTGGTGCGGGCCGAGGGGCGACAGCGCGAACTCGCGCTGCGTGTGGCCGTGGGGGCGGGTCGCTGGCAGGTACTGAGGGGATTCACCGCCGAGAGCGTGGTGCTCGCCGTGGTCGGGGGGGTGCTCGGCCTCGCCATCGCCGCTCTCGCGATTCGCGTGACGGCGGCCTTCATCCCCTCCGACCTGCCGCGCATGGACGAGGTGGGGCTCGATCTGAGGGTGCTGGGCTTCACCGCGCTGCTCGCCGCGGCGGCCGCCCTCTTCTTCAGCCTCTTTCCGCTGGTGCGGTACGGCACCGACGATCTCTCGGGTCAGCTCCGGGAAGGGGGCGCACGCGGGGCCACGGGCGGGCGCGAACGCCACCGGCTGCGCAACGGTCTCGTGGTGACGCAGGTGGCGCTCGCCCTCATGCTTCTCGTGGGCTCGGGGCTGATGTTCCGGAGCTTCCTCGCGCTGCGTTCGGTGGATCCGGGGTTCGCCACGAGCGGGGTGCTCACCGCGCGTCTCTCCGTGCCCCCCGGCGAGATCGAGGGGTGGCAGGAGACCGAGGCCTTCTTCAGCGCCGTGCAGAGCCGGCTCGAGCAGCGCGCAGGGGTGGTGTCGGTGGGCTGGGGGTCGGCGGTGCCCCTGGTGGGCGGCGGGGTGTCGTTCGGCGGGATCTCGGTCGAGGATCACCCGCGCGGGCCCGACGAGCTGCCGATCTTCGCGGCGATTCCGCGGGTGGGCGAGGGCTACCTCGAGGCACTCGGCGTGGAGTTGGTGGAGGGTCGCCTCTTCCAGGCGGGCGACGGGGCCGACGGCACCCGAAGCGCCATGGTGAGCCGCAACTTCGCCGAGGAGTGGTGGCCCGACTCCAGTCCGATCGGTCGGGGCGTGTCGTTCGGGGGTCCCGACGCGGACTGGTACCGCATCGTCGGCGTGGTCGACGACGTGCGGCAGTACGGGCTCGATCAGGCCGCCCCGCAGATGGTCTACTTCCCCATGATCGTCTCGCAGGGGGAGGAGCTGGCCACCGTGCGCAACCGCGACATCATCGTGCGGGTGCAGGGCGATCCGCTCGCCTTCGTCCCGGTGTTGCGCGAGGAGATCCGCGCGGTGAACGGCCGCATCCCGATCGCCAACCCGCGCACCATGGACGAGGTGTTCGCCACCTCCACCGCGCGCACGTCGTTCACGATGGGCATGCTCGGGGTGGCGTCGGGCATCGCCCTGCTGCTGGGCCTGGTCGGGATCTACGGCGTGATCTCGTACGTCGTCTCGCAGCGCACCCGCGAGATCGGGGTGCGGATGGCGCTCGGGGCCTCGGCGCCCTCGGTGCGGGGCATGGTGCTCCGTCAGGGACTCCTTCTCGCCGGGGTGGGCGTCGCCGTGGGACTCCTGGCGGCCGCGGCGATGAGTCGGGTGATGGAGTCGGTGCTCTTCGGAGTGAGCGCGATGGACCCGGTCACCTATCTCGGCGTGGCGGCGGCGCTCGTCGTGGTGGCGGCCGCCGCGAGCTGGATCCCGGCCCTGCGCGCGGCGGGGGTGGACCCGAGCCGCGCGCTGCGGGCGGAGTAG
- a CDS encoding serpin family protein: MPRPARPSILHRLALPLLVVGLTLLGACSDTTGPDGNGDRPDPITALPRQLTAAEQTVIEQSTGFGLELIARAAAADDRPNVVLSPLSASMALGMTLNGAAGGTFDAMRSTLGFDGLTQDEINASYAGLIDLLVDLDPDVEFSIANALWANAGFDFRQSFADRVTQSFDATIETRDFALPATLDAINGWADDATNGFIPEVLTELDPNLLMVLMNAIYFDGAWTESFDPAETAPRDFRRADGTTVRVDMMNASEQTFPLGHGNGWGAVELPYGGGAYAMVVVVPAGDVVEMIEDWGPADWAAVRASLTEQEVDLLSIPKFTIEHDAFLNPVLADMGMGVAFSSGADFSELREGGGLCIDFVRQKTFIEVDELGTTAAAVTTVGIGPTSFIGLVADQPFFFAIHERLSGTLLFTGVVGDPTVRDGGPGEGEGGCH, translated from the coding sequence ATGCCCCGACCCGCTCGCCCCTCGATTCTCCACCGGCTCGCCCTGCCGCTGCTGGTGGTGGGACTGACCCTGCTCGGCGCCTGTTCCGACACCACCGGACCCGACGGCAACGGCGATCGCCCCGACCCGATCACCGCCCTGCCTCGGCAGCTGACCGCCGCCGAGCAGACGGTGATCGAGCAGTCGACCGGCTTCGGCCTCGAGCTGATCGCCCGCGCGGCCGCGGCCGACGACCGGCCCAACGTGGTGCTCTCGCCGCTCAGCGCCTCGATGGCGCTGGGCATGACCCTCAACGGGGCGGCCGGCGGCACCTTCGATGCCATGCGCTCCACCCTCGGCTTCGACGGACTCACGCAGGACGAGATCAATGCGAGCTACGCCGGCCTGATCGATCTGCTGGTCGACCTCGACCCCGACGTGGAGTTCTCGATCGCCAACGCGCTGTGGGCGAACGCCGGCTTCGACTTCCGCCAGAGCTTCGCCGACCGCGTCACCCAGAGCTTCGACGCCACGATCGAGACGCGCGACTTCGCCCTGCCGGCCACCCTCGACGCCATCAACGGCTGGGCCGACGACGCCACCAACGGGTTCATTCCGGAGGTGCTCACCGAGCTCGACCCCAACCTCCTGATGGTGCTGATGAACGCCATCTACTTCGACGGCGCCTGGACGGAGTCGTTCGATCCCGCCGAGACGGCGCCGCGCGACTTCCGACGGGCCGACGGCACCACCGTCCGGGTCGACATGATGAACGCCAGCGAGCAGACCTTCCCGCTGGGCCACGGCAACGGGTGGGGGGCCGTCGAACTGCCTTACGGCGGCGGCGCCTATGCGATGGTGGTGGTGGTGCCCGCGGGCGACGTGGTCGAGATGATCGAGGACTGGGGCCCGGCCGACTGGGCCGCGGTGCGCGCGAGCCTGACCGAGCAGGAGGTCGACCTGCTCTCGATCCCGAAGTTCACGATCGAGCACGACGCCTTCCTGAACCCGGTGTTGGCCGACATGGGCATGGGCGTGGCCTTCAGCTCGGGCGCCGACTTCTCGGAGCTTCGCGAGGGCGGCGGGCTGTGCATCGACTTCGTGCGGCAGAAGACCTTCATCGAGGTCGATGAACTCGGCACGACGGCGGCGGCGGTGACGACGGTGGGGATCGGGCCCACGAGCTTCATCGGCCTCGTGGCCGACCAGCCCTTCTTCTTCGCCATCCACGAGCGGCTGAGCGGCACCCTGCTCTTCACCGGCGTCGTGGGCGACCCGACGGTGCGGGACGGCGGTCCCGGCGAGGGCGAGGGCGGCTGCCACTGA
- a CDS encoding EAL domain-containing protein codes for MSESHSLIEPVRDRRPRPLVSAVRHSPKAWPWWLAAAVCVALVAVSGGLWMDAQQRQREIPRLRQGLTLLELEREAGAAVGRLGLASIAAAFRDADYRDLPEERARAAETLRRVETRLHALEPLPNWGVTVGRLRETLDTGIWRLDSNDPMPEGAWAWQWAFTTSFSGVFPTDLTGRWSELMQHALGSQYGVYGPVSILELTLARWAVEGGPLAAHEGLRAYIQGEVARLEDTLADTTLLDPFEPELSVAAASAVGPDHAFALAGIRADPSVRGVELAYRALRRPMTTEPDPEALFASTAEALDALEAGAVTLLGLADDELVEAALAARTRANRAIALGVLVSLLGLGLLGRWMMARGRIEGELRAAAERDALTGVHSRFSLFYHEEPRLAGGDSKGVALLLTDMDDFKSINDRWGHTVGDGALREFARACSQVVEDGDRVARIGGDEFVILLHDRKDPVQAAAIVAERIHANLAEPVEVEGVRLHLRATIGIAVGDGESGIDDMLLQADTALLDAKKNRRSRHAVFNRNYRRNLIREIDGALESGAIDPVFQPIVRASDQSLAGAELLARWTREDGSQVPLDALIDAMVSVGASGVWTERMLLAAARVTPFLPSRDIRFWLNVATHDLVGPGSRALIDTLSSGPVPCTRLGIEVTERIPPSDLPEARSTLLTLRASGLAIALDDVGSDGVPLRHLTELPLDRVKLDGSLVREVDLCPAHRALLAGIVMSARDLELEIVAEHVETEGEARTLVDLGVHYLQGYRTGAPVTIETFISAARREVRQAAV; via the coding sequence GTGTCCGAGTCGCACTCTCTCATCGAGCCGGTCCGGGACCGTCGTCCCCGTCCGCTCGTCAGCGCCGTTCGCCACAGCCCGAAAGCCTGGCCGTGGTGGCTGGCCGCGGCCGTGTGCGTGGCGCTCGTGGCCGTGAGCGGCGGGCTGTGGATGGATGCGCAGCAACGGCAGCGGGAGATCCCGCGGCTTCGACAGGGGCTCACCCTGCTCGAACTCGAGCGCGAGGCCGGAGCGGCGGTGGGACGGCTGGGGCTGGCGAGCATCGCGGCCGCCTTTCGCGACGCCGACTACCGGGACCTGCCGGAGGAGCGGGCGCGGGCAGCGGAGACCCTGCGTCGCGTGGAGACGCGACTGCACGCGCTGGAGCCGCTACCGAACTGGGGCGTGACCGTCGGCCGACTCCGCGAGACGCTCGACACCGGGATCTGGCGGCTCGACTCGAACGACCCGATGCCCGAGGGGGCGTGGGCGTGGCAGTGGGCCTTCACCACCTCGTTCTCGGGCGTCTTCCCGACCGATCTGACGGGTCGCTGGTCGGAACTCATGCAGCATGCACTGGGGAGCCAGTACGGGGTTTACGGTCCCGTCAGCATTCTGGAGCTCACGCTGGCGCGGTGGGCCGTCGAGGGTGGGCCTCTCGCGGCGCACGAGGGTCTGCGTGCGTACATCCAGGGAGAGGTGGCCCGGCTCGAGGACACCCTCGCCGACACCACGCTGCTCGATCCCTTCGAGCCCGAACTCTCCGTGGCGGCGGCCTCCGCCGTCGGGCCGGATCACGCCTTCGCTCTGGCCGGCATCCGCGCGGATCCCTCGGTGCGCGGGGTGGAACTCGCCTATCGAGCTCTCCGGAGGCCGATGACCACCGAGCCCGACCCGGAGGCGCTCTTCGCGTCGACCGCCGAGGCGCTCGACGCCCTCGAGGCCGGTGCGGTCACCCTGCTCGGACTCGCCGACGACGAGCTCGTCGAGGCCGCACTGGCCGCCCGCACCCGCGCCAACCGCGCGATCGCCCTCGGCGTGCTCGTCTCCCTTCTCGGCCTCGGGCTGCTCGGTCGCTGGATGATGGCGCGCGGGCGGATCGAGGGCGAGTTGCGGGCCGCCGCCGAGCGCGACGCCCTGACCGGGGTGCACAGCCGCTTCAGCCTCTTCTACCACGAGGAGCCGCGGCTCGCGGGGGGCGATTCGAAGGGCGTGGCCCTTCTGCTCACCGACATGGACGACTTCAAGTCGATCAACGACCGGTGGGGCCACACCGTGGGCGACGGGGCGCTGCGCGAGTTCGCGCGGGCCTGCAGCCAGGTGGTGGAAGACGGCGATCGGGTGGCGCGCATCGGAGGCGACGAGTTCGTGATCCTGCTGCACGATCGCAAGGATCCCGTGCAGGCCGCCGCGATCGTGGCCGAGCGCATTCACGCCAACCTCGCCGAGCCGGTGGAGGTGGAGGGGGTGCGGCTGCACCTGCGCGCCACGATCGGCATCGCGGTGGGCGACGGCGAGTCGGGCATCGACGACATGCTGCTCCAGGCCGACACCGCGCTGCTCGACGCCAAGAAGAACCGGCGCAGCCGCCACGCGGTGTTCAACCGCAACTACCGGCGCAACCTGATTCGCGAAATCGACGGCGCCCTCGAGAGCGGGGCGATCGATCCGGTGTTTCAGCCGATCGTGCGCGCCTCCGACCAGTCGCTGGCCGGGGCCGAGCTGCTCGCCCGCTGGACCCGCGAGGACGGCTCCCAGGTGCCGCTCGACGCACTGATCGACGCGATGGTGTCGGTGGGAGCGAGCGGGGTGTGGACGGAGCGGATGCTGCTGGCCGCCGCCCGGGTCACCCCCTTCCTGCCGAGCCGCGACATTCGCTTCTGGCTCAACGTCGCCACGCACGACCTGGTGGGACCGGGCTCCCGCGCCCTGATCGACACGCTGTCGTCGGGGCCGGTGCCGTGCACGCGCCTGGGGATCGAGGTCACGGAGCGCATTCCGCCCTCCGACCTTCCCGAGGCCCGCTCGACGCTGCTCACCCTGCGGGCGTCCGGACTCGCGATCGCCCTCGACGACGTGGGCTCGGATGGAGTCCCCCTTCGACATCTCACCGAGCTTCCGCTCGATCGGGTGAAGCTCGACGGATCACTCGTGCGCGAGGTGGATCTGTGCCCGGCGCACCGGGCGCTGCTCGCGGGGATCGTGATGAGCGCTCGCGATCTCGAACTGGAGATCGTGGCCGAACACGTCGAGACCGAGGGCGAGGCGCGGACGCTGGTCGACCTCGGGGTGCACTACCTTCAGGGGTACCGTACCGGGGCGCCGGTCACCATCGAGACCTTCATTTCGGCGGCCCGCCGCGAGGTGCGGCAGGCCGCCGTCTGA
- a CDS encoding DUF3127 domain-containing protein yields MDLKITGKVTDILEEQSGEGRNGQWRKQEFILETEGDYPKQICIVQWGDNIDKFGVQEGERITAHIDIASREYNGRWYTDIKAWRVERDQEGGAPGGQGAPPSFSGEPFPEPPADSGSVEDDLPF; encoded by the coding sequence ATGGATCTGAAGATCACCGGCAAGGTCACCGACATTCTCGAAGAGCAGTCCGGCGAAGGCCGCAACGGCCAGTGGCGGAAGCAGGAGTTCATTCTCGAGACCGAAGGCGACTACCCCAAGCAGATCTGCATCGTCCAGTGGGGCGACAACATCGACAAGTTCGGCGTGCAGGAAGGGGAGCGGATCACCGCGCACATCGACATCGCCAGCCGCGAGTACAACGGGCGCTGGTACACCGACATCAAGGCGTGGCGGGTGGAGCGCGACCAGGAGGGCGGCGCGCCCGGTGGCCAGGGTGCCCCGCCGTCGTTCTCGGGCGAGCCCTTCCCCGAGCCGCCGGCGGATTCGGGGAGCGTGGAGGACGACCTCCCCTTCTGA
- a CDS encoding ADOP family duplicated permease, with the protein MGDDDARAEIDAHIELLVDELVAAGHPLEQARREARERFGDPVAWHRRTHRTDPRRSGMTTTMMTRFLQDFRFALRSFRRSPGFAVMAVLTLTVALAGNTALFSVLDSAVLQALPFPDSDRLVFIDGVHRTAEGEARRMASVPEFRDWRERARTVESVVATAGATLTLAADAESERVPGEMVSEGYFELLGGEAALGRTFSPDEYTAIGGPLVAVLGHDLWERAFGADRSVVGRTVTLDERTVEVIGVMEEGFGGVNLGSDLWLPLPALTLNASADIFESRGSRFLPVLGRLVPGSDLEQAQSEFESIALQLQQEFPGANEDRFARLTGFREGYLDTTGDLLWVLFGAGLLLVVIAGANVANLLLVRAHARTREITVRRAVGADSARIVGQLLTESLTLAAVGGALGLVGAQQLLRVALPLVPEGVLPAYAEPAISLRAFGFTLVVLLVVGVLSGLTPAMASARRDLAGALRSGRGSVGRGNRAQKAFVVTQVGLALLLLVGAGLLTRSLRAQLAIDPGLEVQGLHALRVSPPLDRYPDPASLRLYADEIRLRVAEVPGVGAVTLSSDVPFRGGSSGSYAMRPDDVETLIRVHRHSVDPGFFDLLGVEVLAGRVFQSSDDADAPGVVVVSRAFVERVFPEDPAPAAAVGRQVWAGNPNDPDNLAEIVGVVDNVRFRNLTQSMLDGPNSPDLFYALAQVPARTHEVTFAVDGDEAAAIAGARRAVQSFDPSTPPFALASLSDLYLGQTAMPRLAAVLMGAFSLLALSLAAVGIYGVLSFTVHQRASEIALRRALGAEGTDVARRVVVDAVRLAGLGVVIGGVAAFLAGDLLESLLFQVQAGDPVTLVLTGAALLAVAAVAAAVPALRAARREPAEVLRRE; encoded by the coding sequence CTTCCGCTTCGCCCTCCGCTCCTTCCGCCGCAGCCCGGGCTTCGCGGTGATGGCGGTGCTCACCCTCACCGTGGCGCTCGCCGGCAACACGGCGCTCTTCAGCGTGCTCGACTCGGCGGTGCTCCAGGCGCTGCCCTTCCCCGATAGCGACCGGCTGGTGTTCATCGACGGCGTGCACCGCACCGCCGAGGGGGAGGCGCGCCGCATGGCGTCGGTGCCCGAGTTCCGCGACTGGCGCGAGCGGGCGCGCACCGTCGAATCGGTGGTGGCCACGGCGGGGGCGACGCTCACCCTCGCGGCCGACGCCGAGTCGGAGCGGGTGCCGGGCGAGATGGTGAGCGAGGGCTACTTCGAACTGCTCGGCGGCGAGGCGGCGCTCGGACGCACCTTCAGCCCCGACGAGTACACCGCCATCGGGGGCCCCCTCGTGGCGGTGCTCGGCCACGATCTGTGGGAGAGGGCCTTCGGTGCCGACCGCTCGGTGGTGGGGCGCACGGTCACCCTCGACGAGCGCACCGTGGAGGTGATCGGGGTGATGGAGGAGGGGTTCGGGGGGGTGAATCTGGGCTCCGATCTGTGGCTCCCGCTTCCCGCCCTCACGCTCAACGCCTCGGCCGACATCTTCGAATCTCGGGGGAGTCGGTTCCTCCCGGTGCTCGGTCGACTGGTCCCCGGGTCCGACCTCGAGCAGGCGCAGTCCGAGTTCGAGTCGATCGCCCTGCAGCTGCAGCAGGAGTTTCCGGGAGCCAACGAGGATCGCTTCGCACGGCTCACGGGATTCCGCGAGGGCTACCTCGACACCACCGGCGATCTGCTCTGGGTGCTCTTCGGGGCGGGACTCCTGCTCGTCGTGATCGCCGGGGCCAACGTGGCGAACCTGCTTCTGGTGCGGGCCCACGCCCGCACGCGCGAGATCACGGTGCGGCGCGCCGTCGGGGCCGACTCCGCGCGCATCGTCGGTCAGCTTCTCACCGAGAGCCTCACCCTGGCGGCCGTGGGCGGGGCGCTCGGGCTCGTCGGTGCGCAGCAGCTGCTCCGCGTCGCCCTGCCCCTCGTGCCCGAGGGGGTCCTGCCCGCCTACGCCGAGCCCGCGATCAGCCTGCGCGCCTTCGGGTTCACCCTCGTCGTGCTCCTCGTGGTGGGCGTGTTGTCGGGGCTGACCCCGGCGATGGCCTCGGCCCGTCGCGATCTCGCGGGTGCGCTGCGGTCCGGACGGGGCTCCGTCGGTCGGGGCAACCGCGCGCAGAAGGCCTTCGTGGTCACGCAGGTGGGGCTCGCGCTTCTGCTGCTCGTGGGGGCGGGACTCCTCACCCGCAGCCTGCGCGCCCAGCTCGCCATCGACCCGGGGCTCGAGGTCCAGGGGCTCCACGCCCTGCGGGTCTCACCGCCGCTCGACCGCTATCCAGACCCCGCGTCGCTGCGACTCTACGCCGACGAGATCCGCCTGCGGGTGGCCGAAGTGCCGGGGGTGGGGGCGGTCACCCTGTCGTCCGACGTACCCTTCCGGGGGGGAAGCAGCGGCTCGTACGCCATGCGCCCCGACGACGTCGAGACACTGATCCGGGTGCACCGGCACTCCGTCGACCCCGGGTTTTTCGATCTGCTCGGCGTGGAGGTGCTCGCCGGTCGTGTCTTTCAATCGTCCGACGATGCCGATGCCCCCGGGGTGGTGGTGGTGAGCCGTGCCTTCGTCGAACGGGTCTTCCCCGAGGACCCCGCGCCGGCGGCCGCAGTGGGCCGCCAGGTGTGGGCGGGCAACCCGAACGACCCGGACAACCTGGCCGAGATCGTGGGCGTGGTCGACAACGTTCGGTTCAGGAATCTCACGCAGTCGATGCTCGACGGACCCAACAGTCCCGACCTCTTCTACGCTCTCGCGCAGGTGCCGGCTCGCACCCACGAGGTGACCTTCGCCGTCGACGGTGACGAGGCTGCCGCGATCGCCGGCGCCCGTCGAGCGGTGCAGTCTTTCGACCCTTCCACCCCGCCCTTCGCCCTCGCCTCCCTCTCCGACCTCTACCTCGGCCAGACCGCGATGCCCCGGCTGGCCGCGGTGCTGATGGGCGCCTTCAGCCTTCTCGCCCTCTCGCTCGCGGCGGTGGGGATCTACGGGGTGCTGTCGTTCACCGTGCATCAGCGCGCGTCCGAGATCGCCCTGCGCCGCGCGCTGGGCGCCGAGGGCACCGACGTGGCCCGGCGCGTCGTCGTCGATGCCGTTCGACTGGCCGGTCTCGGCGTGGTGATCGGGGGAGTGGCGGCTTTCCTGGCGGGGGATCTGCTCGAGAGCCTCCTCTTCCAGGTGCAGGCCGGGGACCCGGTCACCCTCGTGCTGACCGGGGCCGCGCTTCTGGCGGTCGCGGCCGTGGCCGCGGCGGTGCCGGCGCTGCGCGCGGCCCGTCGCGAGCCGGCGGAGGTGCTGCGCCGCGAGTAG
- a CDS encoding copper resistance protein NlpE N-terminal domain-containing protein yields the protein MAPHSSSCTPISGRARRTARAPFTARARRTSASAVPRSALLRLVAGFALAAALTACGSDAPGDTAPADESGAAEAPETPRSSDVPMVAVDDPTGVNAPAGFRALLPCADCPGIVTTLALEPDGSGTLTRRYLEGEPGRDPAFEEEGRWVADGPRTIAWTPADGGEGDRFLVFEGDLVLLARDGSEPTNRSPRLTRLPLGPMMELAATSWRFVDPEPAGGDAAVPSVRFGADGTLTGTDGCNAFRSNWSAPDEQALAIDALAGTRMACPPGAGVVALRATEALEAARGYRLENDGEALVLLDGAGEPIARLRPTL from the coding sequence ATGGCCCCGCACTCCTCCAGCTGCACCCCGATCTCCGGCCGCGCTCGGCGCACCGCCCGCGCGCCCTTCACCGCCCGAGCTCGGCGCACCTCCGCTTCCGCGGTTCCGCGCTCCGCCCTGCTTCGCCTGGTCGCCGGCTTCGCACTCGCCGCGGCTCTGACCGCATGCGGTTCGGATGCGCCGGGCGATACCGCGCCGGCCGACGAGTCGGGGGCGGCCGAGGCGCCGGAGACCCCGCGCAGTTCGGACGTGCCGATGGTGGCCGTCGACGATCCGACCGGTGTGAATGCGCCGGCCGGTTTCCGGGCGCTGCTGCCCTGCGCCGACTGCCCCGGGATCGTGACCACCCTCGCGCTCGAGCCCGACGGCTCGGGCACCCTCACCCGCCGCTATCTCGAGGGCGAGCCCGGGCGCGACCCGGCCTTCGAGGAGGAGGGCCGGTGGGTGGCCGACGGGCCGCGGACGATCGCCTGGACGCCCGCCGACGGGGGCGAGGGGGATCGCTTTCTCGTCTTCGAAGGCGATCTCGTGCTGCTCGCCCGCGACGGGTCGGAGCCCACCAACCGTTCGCCCCGCCTGACCCGACTTCCGCTCGGACCGATGATGGAGCTGGCGGCCACCTCGTGGCGGTTCGTCGACCCCGAGCCGGCCGGGGGCGACGCAGCCGTGCCGAGTGTGCGCTTCGGCGCCGACGGCACGCTCACCGGCACCGATGGCTGCAACGCCTTCCGCTCCAACTGGTCCGCGCCCGACGAGCAGGCGCTGGCCATCGACGCGCTCGCGGGCACACGAATGGCCTGCCCGCCGGGCGCCGGGGTCGTGGCGCTGCGAGCCACCGAGGCGCTGGAAGCCGCCCGCGGCTACCGTCTCGAGAACGACGGCGAGGCGCTGGTGCTGCTCGACGGCGCAGGCGAACCGATCGCCCGCCTGCGCCCCACCCTCTGA